Proteins co-encoded in one Phycodurus eques isolate BA_2022a chromosome 14, UOR_Pequ_1.1, whole genome shotgun sequence genomic window:
- the LOC133412581 gene encoding cytochrome P450 1B1-like codes for MAVDTDFGMKSSSITREWSGQVQPALVASFVFLFCLEACLWFRNLRLKRRLPGPFAWPVVGNVMQLGQMPHITFAKLAKKYGNVYQIRLGCSDIVVLNGARAIRQALIQHSREFAGRPNFLSFQMISGGRSLTFTNYSKEWKVHRKIAQSSLRAFSSANSQTKKAFEQHVMAEAMELVRAFLRHSTDGQYFDPSHEFTVAAANVLCALCFGRRYGQDDPEFRTMLTRLDKFGETVGAGSLVDVMPWLQSFPNPVRSIYENFKNLNEEFFAYVTDKVAQHRESFDPDVTRDMSDAIINVIEHGKESGLTKEFVEATVTDLIGAGQDTVSTIMQWIILLLVKYPEEQAKLHALIDKVVGSDRLPSTEDRSSLAYLDAFIYEVMRFTSFVPITIPHSTTSDVTIEGLSIPKDTVVFINQWSVNHDPLKWKNPHIFNPSRFLGENGTLDKDVINSVMIFSIGKRRCIGDQIAKVEVFLFTAVLLHQCVLESDPSQPVSQDCSYGLSLKPLRYCVTAKLRGKLLGLVSPA; via the coding sequence ATGGCAGTGGACACTGACTTTGGCATGAAGAGCAGCAGCATCACGCGAGAGTGGAGTGGACAGGTCCAGCCGGCTCTGGTGGCAtcttttgtcttcctcttttGCCTGGAAGCCTGCCTCTGGTTCAGGAACCTGAGGCTCAAGAGAAGACTGCCGGGACCCTTCGCCTGGCCTGTGGTGGGCAACGTCATGCAGCTGGGCCAGATGCCTCACATCACCTTCGCCAAACTGGCCAAAAAATATGGTAATGTGTACCAGATAAGACTAGGTTGCAGTGACATTGTGGTCCTGAATGGAGCCAGGGCCATACGTCAGGCTCTGATACAGCACAGCAGGGAGTTTGCTGGCAGACCAAACTTTCTCTCCTTCCAGATGATCTCTGGAGGAAGGAGCCTCACATTTACTAATTACAGCAAAGAGTGGAAGGTGCACAGGAAAATTGCCCAGTCCAGCCTGAGAGCCTTTTCCTCTGCAAATAGTCAGACCAAAAAAGCCTTCGAGCAGCACGTTATGGCCGAGGCTATGGAACTGGTGCGGGCATTTTTGCGACACAGCACAGATGGACAATATTTTGACCCATCCCATGAATTTACAGTAGCTGCTGCTAACGTCCTGTGCGCTCTTTGCTTCGGGAGGCGATACGGACAAGACGATCCGGAGTTCAGGACAATGTTGACGAGGCTGGACAAGTTTGGAGAGACGGTTGGAGCCGGCAGCCTGGTTGATGTCATGCCCTGGCTCCAGTCCTTCCCTAACCCGGTCCGCAGCATCTACGAAAACTTTAAAAATCTCAACGAGGAGTTCTTCGCCTATGTGACAGATAAAGTGGCGCAGCACAGAGAGTCCTTCGATCCAGATGTGACCCGGGACATGAGCGACGCCATCATCAACGTGATCGAGCACGGAAAAGAGAGCGGCCTGACGAAAGAGTTTGTAGAAGCGACGGTGACGGACCTGATTGGAGCAGGCCAAGACACAGTATCCACCATCATGCAGTGGATCATACTACTGCTGGTCAAATATCCCGAAGAGCAAGCTAAGCTGCATGCCCTCATAGACAAAGTGGTGGGCTCAGACAGACTGCCCTCAACTGAGGACCGCAGCAGCTTGGCATACCTGGACGCCTTCATCTACGAGGTCATGCGCTTCACCAGCTTTGTCCCCATCACCATCCCTCATTCCACCACCTCTGACGTCACCATCGAAGGTCTCAGCATCCCCAAAGACACGGTGGTTTTCATCAACCAGTGGTCGGTCAACCATGACCCGCTGAAATGGAAGAATCCGCATATCTTTAACCCCTCGCGCTTTCTGGGGGAAAACGGAACCCTCGATAAGGACGTCATCAACAGTGTTATGATTTTTTCAATAGGTAAGCGGCGATGTATTGGTGACCAGATTGCCAAGGTCGAAGTGTTTTTATTCACGGCTGTCTTGTTGCACCAGTGCGTCTTAGAGAGTGACCCCTCTCAGCCCGTCAGCCAGGATTGCTCCTACGGGCTCTCGCTGAAGCCCCTCAGATACTGTGTCACCGCCAAGCTCAGAGGAAAGTTACTTGGCTTGGTTTCCCCAGCGTGA